A genome region from Labrus mixtus chromosome 9, fLabMix1.1, whole genome shotgun sequence includes the following:
- the tyr gene encoding tyrosinase, with protein MRILCVSLVLLQLIGTCFCQFPRACATSEGLRTKVCCPVWEGDGSACGALSGRGFCADVVVSEEPHGPQYPHRGVDDRERWPLAFFNRTCRCAGNYGGYNCGECRFGYWGSNCAEYRVSVRRNILTMSTAEQQKFISYLNLAKNTVSREFVITTGTRKEMGENGENPLFANINTYDLFVWMHYYVSRDALLGGPGNVWADIDFAHESAAFLPWHRVFLLMWESEIRKLTGDFNFTLPYWDWRDAKTCEVCTDSLMGARSSFNPNQISPASVFSSWKVICTQPEDYNNREVLCNASGEGPLLRNPGNHDPSRVSRLPTSGDVDFTVGLQQYETGPMDRFANMSFRNALEGFASPETGMAVPGQSTMHNALHLFMNGTMSSVQGSANDPIFLLHHAFIDSIFERWLRTHQPPRTIYPTANAPIGHNDGYYMVPFLPLYRNGDYFLSNKVLGFEYAYLLDPGQRFLQEFITPYLEQAQRIWQWLLGAGMLGALIAAIVAGIIVVVRRKWKRNQRRKRVPSFGERQPLLHSSSDDGSTSYQNTL; from the exons ATGAGGATCCTATGTGTATCTTTAGTTTTGCTACAGCTCATTGGGACCTGTTTCTGCCAATTTCCTCGCGCATGTGCGACTTCAGAGGGCCTACGGACCAAAGTGTGTTGCCCGGTGTGGGAGGGTGACGGCTCAGCCTGTGGTGCCCTGTCAGGCCGTGGGTTTTGTGCTGATGTGGTGGTCTCTGAAGAGCCCCATGGGCCCCAGTACCCGCACAGGGGGGTTGATGACAGAGAGCGCTGGCCTTTAGCTTTCTTCAACAGGACATGTCGTTGTGCTGGAAACTATGGAGGTTATAATTGTGGTGAATGCAGGTTTGGTTACTGGGGTTCAAACTGTGCTGAGTACAGGGTGTCAGTGCGCAGGAACATCCTGACCATGTCGACTGCTGAGCAACAGAAGTTTATTTCTTATCTGAATTTGGCCAAGAACACAGTCAGCAGAGAGTTTGTCATCACCACAGGAACGAGAAAAGAGATGGGTGAAAATGGAGAGAACCCCCTGTTCGCCAACATCAATACCTATGACCTGTTTGTCTGGATGCACTACTATGTGTCCCGGGATGCCCTCCTAGGAGGGCCGGGCAACGTTTGGGCAGACATTGACTTTGCCCACGAATCTGCAGCATTTCTACCCTGGCACAGAGTTTTCCTGCTCATGTGGGAGAGCGAGATTCGGAAGCTCACAGGAGATTTTAACTTCACCCTTCCATACTGGGACTGGAGGGACGCCAAGACCTGTGAGGTATGCACCGATTCTCTGATGGGTGCACGCAGCTCTTTTAATCCCAACCAGATCAGCCCTGCTTCAGTCTTCTCCTCATGGAAG gtgaTTTGCACTCAGCCAGAAGATTACAACAACCGAGAGGTCCTGTGCAATGCTTCTGGGGAGGGTCCACTGTTGCGCAACCCTGGTAATCATGATCCTTCCCGTGTATCCCGTCTCCCGACATCAGGTGACGTGGACTTCACTGTGGGCCTCCAGCAGTACGAGACGGGACCCATGGACCGTTTCGCCAATATGAGCTTTAGAAATGCTCTGGAGG GTTTTGCCAGTCCAGAGACCGGTATGGCAGTGCCGGGTCAGAGCACAATGCACAACGCCCTGCACCTCTTTATGAACGGCACCATGTCCTCAGTTCAGGGGTCAGCCAACGACCCCATATTCCTGCTGCATCACGCTTTTATTGACAG cATCTTTGAGCGCTGGCTCAGGACCCACCAGCCTCCCCGCACCATTTACCCCACTGCCAATGCCCCTATTGGCCATAACGACGGTTACTACATGGTGCCCTTCCTGCCTCTCTACAGAAACGGAGACTACTTTCTGTCCAACAAGGTTCTAGGATTTGAGTATGCCTACCTGTTGGACCCTG GGCAGAGATTCCTTCAAGAGTTCATAACACCATACCTTGAGCAGGCGCAGCGCATCTGGCAGTGGCTGCTGGGAGCCGGGATGCTCGGAGCACTGATTGCAGCAATCGTTGCTGGAATTATTGTTGTCGTAAGAAGGAAATGGAAACGAaaccagaggaggaagagggtgCCGAGCTTCGGAGAGAGACAGCCGCTCCTGCACAGCAGCTCAGATGATGGATCAACTTCATATCAGAatactctgtaa